A genomic window from Halorussus rarus includes:
- a CDS encoding sulfite exporter TauE/SafE family protein, with translation MALPLGFSAVGLLTFVLLTFAICTTVNTFAMEAAVLFVPAFLFVYPALVPAFPDVTLQAAIGLALFVELFGYTSSVSAYYLREQIDLDVAKAILAISVPVAVVTRALSYFAPSTVLKLLFGGMLIVLSAVLFRAHDGHEGGAEGVAADGGEVVSPASTFDRYDRLVAGVGGAMAGFVAIAIGELTQTLLTVRKRVSVKLSTGTSALVLHGTIVAALVTNLLLLEFAPPAFSGHDFTVPFDFGLAAGLTCLVGGQAGAFINSRVSEKATVRAMMVVYSLVGAFVLFRVLFL, from the coding sequence ATGGCGCTCCCGCTCGGCTTCTCCGCGGTCGGTCTCCTGACGTTCGTGCTTCTGACGTTCGCGATATGCACCACGGTCAACACGTTCGCCATGGAGGCGGCCGTCCTCTTCGTCCCCGCCTTCCTGTTCGTGTACCCCGCGCTCGTCCCGGCGTTCCCCGACGTCACCCTCCAGGCCGCCATCGGGCTCGCCCTGTTCGTCGAGCTGTTCGGCTACACCAGCAGCGTCTCGGCGTACTACCTCCGCGAGCAGATCGACCTCGACGTGGCGAAGGCCATCCTCGCCATCAGCGTCCCGGTCGCCGTCGTCACCCGGGCGCTGTCGTACTTCGCGCCCTCGACGGTGCTGAAGCTGCTGTTCGGCGGGATGCTCATCGTCCTCTCGGCCGTGCTGTTCCGGGCCCACGACGGTCACGAGGGCGGCGCCGAGGGAGTCGCCGCGGACGGGGGCGAAGTCGTATCGCCGGCCTCCACCTTCGACCGCTACGACCGACTGGTCGCGGGCGTCGGCGGGGCGATGGCCGGCTTCGTCGCCATCGCCATCGGCGAGCTGACCCAGACGCTGCTGACGGTCCGCAAGCGCGTCTCGGTCAAGCTCTCGACCGGGACCAGCGCGCTCGTGCTCCACGGGACCATCGTCGCCGCGCTGGTGACGAACCTCCTGCTGCTGGAGTTCGCGCCGCCGGCGTTCAGCGGCCACGACTTCACCGTCCCGTTCGACTTCGGCCTCGCCGCGGGCCTGACGTGCCTCGTCGGCGGCCAGGCGGGCGCGTTCATCAACAGCCGCGTCTCCGAGAAGGCGACCGTCCGCGCGATGATGGTCGTCTACTCGCTGGTCGGCGCGTTCGTCCTGTTCCGCGTCCTGTTCCTCTGA
- a CDS encoding LLM class flavin-dependent oxidoreductase has translation MKFGLYLNPQGDPDRTPTELRDGLLELARTADEVGFDHLSAGQHYLSDFTQLQLVPFLSRVAGEVSGMELATGVVLLPFRHPVDIAERVATLDALHDGPTAFGVGAGYRDEEFDAFGVPKRERVPRLVEGLELVDRLLTETNVSYEGEYYAVEDATIPVRPDGGLRTWMAANANPAVERAASHRTCRRRASPPPGTIFCFIKSFQFGVA, from the coding sequence ATGAAGTTCGGCCTCTACCTGAATCCGCAGGGCGACCCGGACCGGACGCCGACCGAACTCCGCGACGGGCTGCTGGAACTGGCGCGGACGGCCGACGAGGTGGGGTTCGACCACCTGAGCGCCGGCCAGCACTACCTCTCGGACTTCACGCAGCTCCAGCTGGTCCCGTTCCTCTCACGAGTGGCCGGCGAGGTGTCCGGGATGGAGCTGGCGACCGGCGTCGTGCTGCTGCCGTTCCGCCATCCGGTCGACATCGCCGAGCGGGTCGCGACGCTCGACGCGCTCCACGACGGCCCGACCGCGTTCGGGGTCGGTGCCGGCTACCGGGACGAGGAGTTCGACGCCTTCGGCGTCCCGAAACGCGAGCGGGTGCCCCGCCTCGTCGAGGGGCTCGAGCTCGTCGACCGACTCCTCACCGAGACGAACGTCAGCTACGAGGGCGAGTACTACGCGGTCGAGGACGCGACGATTCCCGTGCGGCCCGACGGCGGCCTCCGGACGTGGATGGCCGCGAACGCGAACCCGGCGGTCGAGCGGGCGGCGTCGCATCGGACCTGTAGACGCAGAGCGTCGCCACCGCCCGGAACGATTTTCTGCTTCATCAAATCTTTTCAGTTCGGCGTCGCTTAG
- the uvrB gene encoding excinuclease ABC subunit UvrB, which produces MSDADSGPLSPDRPEAESDFRVDAPFDPAGDQPEAIEQLAEGFQSGMDKQTLLGVTGSGKTNTVSWVVEEIEMPTLVIAHNKTLAAQLYEEFRNLFPDNAVEYFVSYYDYYQPEAYVEQTDKYIEKDASINDEIDRLRHSATRSLLTRDDVIVVASVSAIYGLGDPRNYEEMSLRLEVGDDIGRDELLARLVDLNYERNDVDFTQGTFRVRGDTVEIFPMYGRYAVRVELWGDEIDRMMKVDPLEGEVKSQESAVLVHPGEHYSIPEQTMEGAIAEIEDDLEDRIRYFERNNDLVAAQRIEERTTFDLEMMREAGYCSGIENYSVYLSDRESGDAPYTLLDYFPDDFLTVIDESHQTVPQIKGQLAGDKSRKESLVGNGFRLPTAYDNRPLSFEEFEEKTDRTLYVSATPADYEREHSDQIVEQIVRPTHLVDPKVEVTDAEGQIDDLMDRIEKRTGNDERVLVTTLTKRMAEDLTEYLEEAGVAVEYMHDETDTLERHELVRGLRLGEFDVLVGINLLREGLDIPEVSLVAILDADQQGFLRSETSLVQTMGRAARNVNGEVVLYADETTDAMAAAIDETQRRRQIQREFNEEHGFEPTTIDKEVSEANLPGSKTDTSGVTSGEPETDDEAERRIEELEDRMNEAANNLEFELAADIRDRIRELREEFEVDVDVEGGVPEPTEGF; this is translated from the coding sequence ATGAGCGACGCCGACTCCGGGCCGCTTTCGCCCGACAGACCCGAGGCCGAGAGCGACTTCCGGGTCGATGCCCCCTTCGACCCCGCCGGCGACCAGCCCGAGGCCATCGAGCAGCTGGCCGAGGGGTTCCAGTCGGGCATGGACAAGCAGACCCTGCTCGGGGTGACCGGCTCCGGGAAGACCAACACCGTCTCGTGGGTGGTCGAGGAGATCGAGATGCCGACGCTGGTCATCGCGCACAACAAGACCCTGGCCGCCCAGCTGTACGAGGAGTTCCGGAACCTCTTCCCCGACAACGCCGTCGAGTACTTCGTCTCCTACTACGACTACTACCAGCCCGAGGCGTACGTCGAGCAGACCGACAAGTACATCGAGAAGGACGCCTCCATCAACGACGAGATCGACCGGCTGCGCCACTCGGCGACCCGGTCGCTGCTGACCCGCGACGACGTCATCGTGGTGGCATCGGTCTCGGCCATCTACGGACTGGGCGACCCGCGCAACTACGAGGAGATGAGCCTGCGGCTGGAGGTCGGCGACGACATCGGCCGCGACGAACTGCTCGCGCGGCTCGTCGACCTGAACTACGAGCGCAACGACGTCGACTTCACCCAGGGTACGTTCCGCGTGCGGGGCGACACGGTCGAGATATTCCCGATGTACGGCCGATACGCGGTGCGGGTCGAGCTCTGGGGCGACGAGATCGACCGGATGATGAAGGTCGACCCCCTCGAAGGCGAGGTCAAGTCCCAGGAGTCGGCGGTGCTTGTCCACCCGGGCGAGCACTACTCCATCCCCGAGCAGACGATGGAGGGGGCCATCGCCGAGATCGAGGACGACCTCGAGGACCGCATCCGGTACTTCGAGCGCAACAACGACCTCGTGGCCGCCCAGCGAATCGAGGAGCGCACGACGTTCGACCTCGAGATGATGCGGGAGGCGGGCTACTGCTCGGGCATCGAGAACTACTCGGTGTACCTCTCGGACCGCGAATCGGGCGACGCGCCCTACACCCTGCTCGACTACTTCCCCGACGACTTCCTGACGGTCATCGACGAGTCCCACCAGACCGTCCCCCAGATCAAGGGCCAGCTCGCGGGCGACAAGTCCCGGAAGGAGAGCCTCGTCGGGAACGGCTTCCGGCTCCCCACGGCGTACGACAACCGACCGCTCTCGTTCGAGGAGTTCGAGGAGAAGACCGACAGGACCCTCTACGTCTCGGCGACCCCCGCCGACTACGAGCGCGAGCACAGCGACCAGATCGTCGAGCAGATCGTCCGGCCCACCCACCTCGTCGACCCGAAGGTCGAGGTCACCGACGCCGAGGGGCAGATCGACGACCTGATGGACCGCATCGAGAAGCGGACCGGCAACGACGAGCGCGTGCTCGTGACGACCCTCACCAAGCGCATGGCCGAGGATTTGACCGAGTACCTCGAGGAGGCCGGGGTCGCGGTCGAGTACATGCACGACGAGACCGACACGCTCGAACGCCACGAACTGGTCCGCGGGCTTCGCCTGGGCGAGTTCGACGTGCTCGTGGGCATCAACCTCCTCCGGGAGGGCCTCGACATCCCGGAGGTCTCGCTGGTCGCCATACTGGACGCCGACCAGCAGGGGTTCCTCCGGTCGGAGACGTCGCTGGTCCAGACGATGGGCCGGGCGGCCCGGAACGTCAACGGCGAGGTGGTGCTGTACGCCGACGAGACCACCGACGCGATGGCGGCCGCCATCGACGAGACCCAGCGCCGCCGGCAGATCCAGCGGGAGTTCAACGAGGAGCACGGCTTCGAGCCCACCACCATCGACAAGGAGGTCTCGGAGGCCAACCTGCCCGGGAGCAAGACCGACACCTCCGGGGTCACCTCGGGCGAACCCGAGACAGACGACGAGGCCGAGCGCCGCATCGAGGAGCTCGAGGACCGCATGAACGAGGCCGCGAACAACCTGGAGTTCGAGCTGGCCGCGGACATCCGCGACCGCATCCGGGAGCTCCGCGAGGAGTTCGAGGTGGACGTCGACGTCGAGGGCGGCGTGCCCGAACCGACCGAGGGGTTCTGA
- a CDS encoding AbrB/MazE/SpoVT family DNA-binding domain-containing protein, with protein MSETTRVTEKGQATIPKELREKYDLEPGDEVVWMDTDEGIVVRKRTRTAGRGMLLPDDTSDEKREEVAEELGQRLRDRRDRNYEET; from the coding sequence ATGAGTGAGACGACGCGCGTGACCGAGAAGGGTCAGGCGACCATTCCGAAGGAACTGCGCGAGAAGTACGACCTCGAACCGGGCGACGAGGTCGTCTGGATGGACACCGATGAGGGAATCGTCGTGAGAAAGCGGACGCGAACCGCCGGTCGTGGGATGCTGCTTCCCGACGACACTTCCGATGAGAAGCGCGAGGAGGTCGCCGAGGAACTCGGTCAGCGACTCCGCGACCGCCGAGATCGCAACTACGAGGAGACCTGA
- a CDS encoding rubrerythrin family protein has protein sequence MNADEFLDAVRDDNETALSRLGSSKSLYAATEGEMDPEVVFASAADAEHAASETFQGWADDDDASESVRETFADFADQERDHYDKVVGKLDGDHEPGEVPAIHEYLRDLGDDPARVGGFLGRTLASEKSKGQMVGFFTGQADPQTAQLFRDLGDDLDGQIERGKELLAAVCEDDADWDAALEAAGGAIQAAYDEYTETLEGMGVNPKPVC, from the coding sequence ATGAACGCCGACGAGTTCCTCGACGCCGTCCGGGACGACAACGAGACCGCGCTCTCGCGGCTCGGCTCCTCGAAGTCGCTGTACGCCGCGACAGAGGGCGAGATGGACCCCGAGGTGGTGTTCGCCTCGGCGGCGGACGCCGAGCACGCCGCCAGCGAGACGTTCCAGGGGTGGGCCGACGACGATGACGCCAGCGAGAGCGTCCGCGAGACGTTCGCCGACTTCGCCGACCAGGAGCGCGACCACTACGACAAGGTCGTCGGCAAGCTCGACGGCGACCACGAGCCGGGCGAGGTGCCGGCCATCCACGAGTACCTGCGCGACCTCGGCGACGACCCGGCCCGCGTCGGCGGCTTCCTCGGCCGGACGCTCGCCAGCGAGAAGTCCAAGGGCCAGATGGTCGGGTTCTTCACCGGGCAGGCCGATCCGCAGACCGCCCAGCTGTTCCGGGACCTCGGCGACGACCTCGACGGGCAGATAGAGCGCGGGAAGGAACTGCTGGCGGCGGTCTGCGAGGACGACGCTGACTGGGACGCCGCGCTGGAGGCGGCCGGCGGTGCGATTCAGGCGGCCTACGACGAGTACACCGAGACGTTAGAAGGAATGGGCGTGAATCCGAAGCCGGTCTGCTAG
- a CDS encoding sulfurtransferase, with protein sequence MSDTEYANDVLVSADWAENHLDEFQSDDPEYRLVEVDVDTEAYEEAHAPGAIGFNWETQLQDQTQRDILEKDDFEDLLGSHGITEDSTVVLYGDNSNWFAAYAYWQFKYYGHDDVRLLDGGREYWLENDYPTTDEVPEFSEQSYDAGGPRESIRAYRDDVEKAIDRGVPLVDVRSPEEYSGEVLAPPGLQETAQRGGHIPGAKNISWAAVTNEDGTFKTRDELEELYAEEDIDGEGTTVAYCRIGERSSVAWFALHELLGYDDTVNYDGSWTEWGNLVDAPIETGSSD encoded by the coding sequence ATGAGCGACACAGAGTACGCGAACGACGTCCTCGTCTCCGCCGACTGGGCGGAGAATCACCTCGACGAGTTCCAGAGCGACGACCCCGAGTACCGGCTCGTGGAGGTCGACGTGGACACCGAGGCCTACGAGGAGGCCCACGCGCCCGGCGCCATCGGCTTCAACTGGGAGACCCAGCTCCAGGACCAGACCCAGCGCGACATCCTCGAGAAGGACGACTTCGAGGACCTGCTTGGCAGCCACGGCATCACCGAGGACTCGACGGTCGTCCTCTACGGCGACAACTCCAACTGGTTCGCGGCCTACGCCTACTGGCAGTTCAAGTACTACGGCCACGACGACGTGCGCCTGCTCGACGGCGGCCGCGAGTACTGGCTCGAGAACGACTACCCGACCACCGACGAGGTGCCGGAGTTCTCCGAGCAGAGCTACGACGCGGGCGGCCCGCGCGAGTCCATCCGCGCGTACCGCGACGACGTAGAGAAGGCCATCGACCGCGGCGTTCCGCTCGTGGACGTCCGGTCGCCCGAGGAGTACAGCGGCGAGGTGCTGGCGCCGCCGGGCCTCCAGGAGACCGCCCAGCGCGGCGGCCACATCCCCGGCGCGAAGAACATCTCGTGGGCCGCGGTCACGAACGAGGACGGCACGTTCAAGACCCGCGACGAGCTCGAAGAGCTCTACGCCGAGGAGGACATCGACGGCGAGGGCACCACGGTCGCGTACTGCCGCATCGGCGAGCGCTCGTCGGTCGCCTGGTTCGCGCTCCACGAGCTGCTGGGCTACGACGACACCGTCAACTACGACGGCTCGTGGACCGAGTGGGGGAACCTCGTCGACGCGCCCATCGAGACCGGCAGCAGCGACTGA
- a CDS encoding sulfurtransferase, with translation MNQDVVVGADWLADRLDEVRVVDVREAWEYDGIGHVPGAVNIPFDKFRSGDDEDAGMLPGAEAWAELLGEAGIAADDTVVAYDDTHGVFAARFLVTAELYGHEDLHLLDGDYSSWMREHETSSATPDVEPTTYRISEPTDSPLVDREDVEAALDDPDAVVVDTRDDWEYVEGHLPGAVNLDWRELVDEETRGLKPRDDIEAVLADHGITPDRRVVLYCNTARRISHTYVVLSSLGYEDVGFYEGSLTEWEAVGGPIETGS, from the coding sequence ATGAACCAGGACGTCGTGGTCGGCGCCGACTGGCTCGCCGACCGCCTCGACGAGGTGCGAGTCGTCGACGTGCGCGAGGCGTGGGAGTACGACGGCATCGGCCACGTCCCGGGCGCGGTCAACATCCCGTTCGACAAGTTTCGGAGCGGCGACGACGAGGACGCGGGGATGCTGCCGGGCGCCGAGGCGTGGGCCGAGCTGCTCGGCGAGGCCGGCATCGCGGCCGACGACACCGTGGTCGCCTACGACGACACCCACGGGGTGTTCGCCGCCCGCTTCCTCGTGACCGCGGAGCTGTACGGCCACGAGGACCTCCACCTGCTCGACGGCGACTACAGCTCGTGGATGCGCGAGCACGAGACGAGCAGCGCGACGCCCGACGTCGAGCCGACGACCTACCGGATCAGCGAGCCGACCGACTCGCCGCTGGTCGACCGCGAGGATGTCGAGGCCGCGCTCGACGACCCGGACGCCGTCGTCGTCGACACCCGCGACGACTGGGAGTACGTGGAGGGCCACCTCCCCGGCGCAGTCAACCTCGACTGGCGCGAACTCGTCGACGAGGAGACCCGGGGGCTGAAGCCCCGGGACGACATCGAGGCCGTCCTTGCTGACCACGGTATCACTCCCGACCGGCGCGTGGTCCTCTACTGCAACACGGCCCGGCGCATCAGCCACACCTACGTCGTGCTCTCGTCGCTGGGCTACGAGGACGTCGGGTTCTACGAGGGGAGCCTGACCGAGTGGGAGGCGGTCGGCGGCCCCATCGAGACCGGGTCGTGA
- a CDS encoding AI-2E family transporter, with translation MSARRQWVLAGVLGLLGLLAAAVLFDVLGTVFFAVTVAYVLVPLHERFVRRGVHPWWASVAATTVAFVGLLLFFASFGFLVYRRRAALVDFLLDLPESVSVELLGTVYTVDAGAVTEPAREYLGVLAFQFARVAPVLAIKATLFVLLVFALLIRRGEARRALLAPIPPAYRDVAAAFHERTRETLFAIYVLQAATAAATFLVALPVFYVLDYPFVVTLALVAGFLQFLPIVGPSFLVALLAAYRLTADQVVAAALVLVLGGVIIGWLPDAVIRTRLARETAHLPGSLYFIGFTGGLLSLGPIGFIAGPLVVALLAEATELLAAEVNGYDRSRA, from the coding sequence ATGTCCGCGAGACGACAGTGGGTGCTGGCGGGGGTGCTGGGACTGCTGGGGCTGCTCGCGGCCGCGGTGCTGTTCGACGTGCTCGGAACGGTGTTCTTCGCGGTCACGGTGGCCTACGTGCTCGTGCCGCTCCACGAGCGGTTCGTCCGGCGCGGGGTCCACCCGTGGTGGGCCAGCGTCGCCGCGACGACCGTGGCGTTCGTGGGACTGCTCCTGTTCTTCGCGTCGTTCGGCTTCCTCGTCTACAGGCGGCGGGCCGCGCTGGTCGACTTCCTCCTCGACCTCCCCGAGAGCGTCAGCGTGGAGTTGCTGGGTACGGTCTACACCGTCGATGCCGGCGCCGTGACCGAACCCGCCCGGGAGTACCTCGGCGTCCTGGCGTTCCAGTTCGCCCGGGTCGCGCCGGTGCTCGCCATCAAGGCGACGCTGTTCGTGCTGCTGGTGTTCGCGCTGCTCATCCGGCGCGGCGAAGCCCGCCGCGCCCTGCTCGCCCCGATTCCGCCGGCGTACCGCGACGTGGCGGCCGCCTTCCACGAGCGCACGCGCGAGACGCTGTTCGCAATCTACGTCCTGCAGGCCGCCACGGCCGCGGCCACCTTCCTGGTCGCGCTCCCCGTGTTCTACGTGCTCGATTACCCGTTCGTCGTCACGCTCGCGCTGGTCGCGGGGTTCCTCCAGTTCCTGCCCATCGTCGGCCCCTCGTTCCTGGTCGCGCTGCTGGCGGCCTACCGACTGACCGCCGACCAGGTGGTCGCGGCGGCGCTGGTGCTGGTGCTCGGGGGCGTCATCATCGGCTGGCTTCCCGACGCGGTCATCCGGACGCGGCTGGCCCGCGAGACCGCCCACCTGCCGGGGAGCCTCTACTTCATCGGCTTCACCGGCGGGCTGCTCAGCCTGGGCCCCATCGGCTTCATCGCGGGGCCGCTGGTCGTCGCGCTGCTCGCGGAGGCGACCGAACTGCTCGCGGCCGAGGTCAACGGGTACGACCGCAGCCGGGCGTAG
- a CDS encoding thiamine ABC transporter substrate-binding protein encodes MRRRTVLKHGATATLVGLAGCTGAGDGGQETTTTESTTTESTTTGETTAETTTRAGLSGTLRVATYGSFVDAPSSSPGPWLKEEFEKRHPDVTLEWQTPENEVNYFIQRAAQGVDIEADVYVGLNVDHLIRIDEQLGETRLFEPTADALSHYGHVKEGLKFDPQNRAIPYDTGYISLVYDESAFEAPPTTFQDLLKDRYQGDLIVQNAKTAATGRAFLLWTVNTVGEDKYLDYWSKLKDNGVKILGSWDDAYTAYGNGEAPMVVSYSTDQVYAHRQDQDLTRHQVGFLNNQGYANPEGMAKFASTDQPELAEAFMDFMLSKQAQKQIAQLNVQFPATDWAPLGEEFQKYAKEPEEPVTFTYEELQGNLDDWVDSWARQIAGGR; translated from the coding sequence ATGAGACGACGAACCGTACTGAAACACGGCGCGACCGCGACGCTCGTCGGACTCGCCGGCTGCACGGGCGCCGGCGACGGCGGGCAGGAGACGACCACCACCGAGTCGACGACGACCGAGTCAACGACGACCGGGGAGACCACCGCCGAGACCACGACCCGGGCGGGGCTCAGCGGCACTCTCCGGGTCGCGACGTACGGTTCGTTCGTGGACGCACCGAGTTCGTCGCCCGGGCCGTGGCTCAAGGAGGAGTTCGAGAAGCGCCACCCCGACGTCACCCTCGAGTGGCAGACGCCCGAGAACGAGGTCAACTACTTCATCCAGCGGGCCGCCCAGGGCGTGGACATCGAGGCCGACGTGTACGTCGGGCTCAACGTCGACCACCTCATCCGGATCGACGAGCAACTGGGCGAGACCCGACTGTTCGAGCCGACGGCCGACGCGCTCTCTCATTACGGCCACGTGAAGGAGGGGCTGAAGTTCGACCCCCAGAACCGCGCGATTCCCTACGATACGGGCTACATCAGTCTGGTCTACGACGAGAGCGCGTTCGAGGCGCCCCCGACGACCTTCCAGGACCTGCTGAAGGACCGGTACCAGGGCGACCTCATCGTCCAGAACGCCAAGACCGCCGCCACCGGCCGGGCGTTCCTGCTGTGGACCGTCAACACCGTCGGCGAGGACAAGTACCTCGACTACTGGTCGAAGCTCAAGGACAACGGCGTCAAGATACTCGGCTCGTGGGACGACGCCTACACGGCCTACGGGAACGGCGAGGCCCCGATGGTGGTCTCGTACTCGACCGACCAGGTGTACGCCCACCGCCAGGACCAGGACCTGACTCGGCACCAGGTCGGGTTCCTCAACAACCAGGGGTACGCCAACCCCGAGGGGATGGCGAAGTTCGCGAGCACCGACCAGCCCGAACTCGCCGAGGCGTTCATGGACTTCATGCTGAGCAAGCAAGCCCAGAAGCAGATCGCCCAGCTCAACGTCCAGTTCCCCGCGACCGACTGGGCGCCGCTCGGCGAGGAGTTCCAAAAGTACGCCAAGGAGCCCGAGGAGCCGGTCACGTTCACCTACGAGGAGCTCCAGGGCAACCTCGACGACTGGGTCGACTCGTGGGCGCGCCAGATCGCCGGCGGCAGGTAG
- a CDS encoding ABC transporter permease has protein sequence MTRDGAGGDATSRGDAQARRAPGQRVPTRWLERHALAVLGAATAAVLLVVFYYPVLTVFADAVRVGGAWTLDVVADVLTDPFYFGALAPVFAGEFGQVGAVAAESPLGLVGFTAYQALLSTVASVALGLPGAYVLSRYEFPGRRTLRSLTILPFVLPSIMVAIGFVAFFGTNGPLNDLLAALGLGPVNLLFTLEAIVVAHAFYNAPLVARVTTAAWESVDARMVETARSLGADPWRAFRDVLAPQLLPAILTGALLTFIFTFMSFPIVLALGGFELATVEVWVYSLVQELDYAEAATLAVVETVLSLALTYAYLRFEARQSGGGRAANPPARKRLLPADPSPGAALERLGVLAYALVVAVVFAGPVLTMVVESLTGPNGFTLQYYRFLVERQVEGASFQTKPGVAVRNSLLFGVATLLAALPMGVTVSVLTARGGRWARLADVAAMAPFAVSGVVVGLGMLRGLVFGVDLFGHRLQITGPVAIVAAHAVAAYPFVVRNVAPLLGGVDRSVVESARALGATRVRALLDVELPLVASGVAAGAAFAFAISIGEFDSTVILATGSSSYTMPVAVERYIGNRTLGPATAMGTVLLAVTSLSFVVVDRLGGRWEA, from the coding sequence GTGACCCGAGACGGGGCGGGCGGCGACGCGACCTCGCGCGGGGACGCGCAAGCGCGGCGCGCCCCGGGTCAGCGCGTGCCGACCCGGTGGCTCGAACGGCACGCGCTCGCGGTCCTCGGAGCCGCGACTGCGGCCGTCCTGCTCGTCGTCTTCTACTACCCCGTACTCACGGTGTTCGCCGACGCGGTCCGGGTCGGCGGCGCGTGGACCCTCGACGTCGTCGCCGACGTGCTGACCGACCCGTTCTACTTCGGCGCGCTCGCCCCCGTCTTCGCCGGGGAGTTCGGGCAGGTCGGGGCGGTCGCCGCCGAGTCGCCGCTCGGCCTCGTCGGGTTCACCGCCTACCAGGCGCTGCTCTCGACGGTCGCCAGCGTCGCGCTCGGCCTGCCGGGGGCCTACGTCCTCTCGCGCTACGAGTTCCCGGGCCGCCGGACGCTCCGGTCGCTGACCATCCTCCCGTTCGTGCTCCCCTCCATCATGGTCGCCATCGGCTTCGTCGCGTTCTTCGGGACGAACGGCCCGCTGAACGACCTGCTGGCCGCGCTCGGCCTCGGTCCCGTCAATCTCCTGTTCACGCTCGAAGCCATCGTCGTCGCCCACGCCTTCTACAACGCGCCGCTCGTGGCCCGCGTGACGACGGCGGCCTGGGAGAGCGTCGACGCCCGGATGGTCGAGACCGCCCGGTCGCTCGGCGCCGACCCCTGGCGAGCCTTCCGGGACGTGCTGGCGCCCCAACTCCTCCCCGCGATTCTGACCGGCGCGCTGCTCACGTTCATCTTCACGTTCATGTCGTTCCCCATCGTGCTCGCGCTGGGCGGGTTCGAGCTCGCGACCGTCGAGGTGTGGGTCTACTCGCTGGTCCAGGAGCTCGACTACGCCGAGGCCGCCACGCTCGCCGTCGTCGAGACGGTCCTCTCGCTCGCGCTGACCTACGCCTACCTCCGGTTCGAGGCCCGCCAGTCGGGCGGCGGCCGGGCCGCGAACCCGCCGGCGCGCAAGCGATTGCTCCCGGCCGACCCCTCGCCGGGCGCGGCGCTCGAACGCCTCGGCGTGCTCGCCTACGCGCTGGTCGTCGCCGTGGTGTTCGCCGGGCCCGTCCTGACCATGGTCGTCGAGAGCCTGACCGGGCCGAACGGGTTCACGCTCCAGTACTACCGGTTCCTCGTCGAGCGACAGGTCGAGGGCGCCTCCTTCCAGACGAAGCCGGGGGTCGCGGTCCGCAACTCGCTCTTGTTCGGCGTCGCCACCCTCCTCGCGGCGCTCCCGATGGGCGTGACGGTCTCCGTCCTCACGGCCCGTGGCGGCCGGTGGGCCCGACTCGCCGACGTCGCGGCGATGGCCCCGTTCGCGGTCAGCGGCGTCGTCGTCGGCCTCGGGATGCTCCGGGGCCTGGTCTTCGGCGTCGACCTGTTCGGCCACCGGCTCCAGATAACGGGCCCCGTCGCCATCGTCGCGGCCCACGCGGTCGCGGCCTACCCCTTCGTCGTCCGGAACGTCGCGCCGCTGCTCGGCGGCGTCGACCGCTCGGTGGTGGAGTCGGCCCGGGCGCTCGGCGCGACCCGGGTCCGGGCGCTGCTCGACGTGGAGCTCCCGCTGGTGGCGTCGGGGGTCGCCGCGGGCGCCGCGTTCGCGTTCGCCATCAGCATCGGCGAGTTCGATTCGACGGTGATTTTGGCCACCGGGAGCTCGAGCTACACGATGCCGGTCGCCGTCGAGCGCTACATCGGCAACCGCACGCTCGGGCCCGCCACCGCGATGGGGACGGTGCTGCTGGCGGTCACGAGCCTCAGCTTCGTGGTGGTGGACCGGTTAGGGGGTCGATGGGAAGCGTGA